A single window of Deinococcus misasensis DSM 22328 DNA harbors:
- a CDS encoding metal ABC transporter permease, which produces MEIVQDFLTLPFLQRALMAGIIIGLMCGYYGVFIVQRGLSFLGDGLAHAAFGGVSLGLLLGWTPLWVALPFTVLVSLGITYLREKTELQGDTAIGIFFAVSVALGVLFLGLKKEYTADAFSYLFGSILSVGTADLVVIGVLLLLTVLLVPTTWKQLAYSTFDPELAASDGVNVKGLNYFLSVVLAVTVVVSVKVIGIVMVASFLVIPAATARLRSRTLYQMTLLSALLAALASIIGLVVSYLIDVPSGSTIILSQALFFLVAAVLPKKTRT; this is translated from the coding sequence ATGGAAATCGTGCAGGATTTTCTGACCCTCCCCTTTTTGCAACGGGCCCTGATGGCCGGAATCATCATCGGTTTGATGTGCGGCTACTACGGGGTCTTCATTGTCCAGAGGGGCCTCAGTTTTCTGGGCGACGGTCTGGCCCATGCTGCTTTTGGGGGGGTGTCTCTGGGCTTGTTGCTTGGCTGGACACCGCTCTGGGTGGCTTTGCCTTTCACGGTGCTGGTCAGTCTGGGCATCACCTACCTCCGTGAAAAAACCGAACTGCAAGGTGACACAGCAATCGGAATCTTCTTCGCTGTGTCGGTGGCTCTGGGTGTGCTATTTTTGGGGCTGAAGAAGGAGTACACCGCAGATGCCTTCAGTTACCTGTTTGGCAGCATCCTGAGTGTGGGCACTGCGGATCTGGTGGTGATCGGGGTTCTCTTGCTCCTGACGGTGCTTCTGGTGCCCACCACCTGGAAGCAACTGGCCTACAGCACCTTCGATCCAGAGCTTGCTGCTTCGGATGGGGTCAACGTCAAGGGCCTGAACTATTTCCTTTCGGTGGTTCTGGCTGTGACCGTGGTGGTCAGCGTGAAAGTGATTGGCATCGTGATGGTGGCCTCTTTTCTGGTGATTCCAGCAGCAACCGCAAGGCTTCGCAGCCGGACTTTGTACCAGATGACATTGCTCTCTGCCCTGCTGGCCGCTCTCGCCAGTATCATTGGACTTGTGGTGTCTTACCTGATCGACGTGCCTTCCGGCTCAACGATCATCCTCTCTCAGGCGCTGTTTTTCCTTGTGGCAGCGGTGCTTCCCAAAAAAACCCGTACTTGA
- a CDS encoding metal ABC transporter ATP-binding protein produces MQEMAIETQGLRVRFGDFVALDNLSLQVPTGAFLAVVGPNGAGKSTFMKTLLGLVTPEAGEVKVLGKKPGSSPTQIGYVPQIKTFDRSFPAVAIELVLSGVRRAWPGPLRASERKLATQALERVGADRLAERPLGRLSGGELQRVYLARALVRKPSLILLDEPATGIDALGEKDMYHMLEAYRKESGATIAMITHDFDVARYHASYVIVLNRTLYGCGHPSTALCEDCLSRAYGHGSHHHKRTL; encoded by the coding sequence ATGCAGGAGATGGCCATAGAAACACAGGGACTGCGGGTCCGTTTTGGGGACTTCGTGGCTCTGGACAACCTCAGCCTTCAGGTGCCCACAGGGGCTTTTCTGGCGGTGGTGGGACCCAACGGCGCAGGCAAAAGCACCTTCATGAAAACCCTATTGGGTCTGGTGACCCCAGAGGCCGGCGAGGTGAAAGTGCTGGGCAAAAAACCCGGCAGTTCGCCCACACAAATCGGCTATGTGCCGCAAATCAAAACCTTTGACCGCTCTTTTCCAGCGGTGGCCATTGAACTGGTGCTCTCTGGGGTGCGCAGGGCGTGGCCGGGACCCCTGCGGGCGTCTGAACGCAAACTGGCCACCCAAGCTTTGGAGCGTGTCGGTGCAGACCGTCTGGCTGAGCGTCCTCTGGGCAGGCTTTCTGGAGGAGAACTCCAGAGGGTCTATCTGGCCCGCGCTCTGGTGCGTAAACCTTCTTTAATTCTGCTGGACGAACCCGCCACTGGAATTGATGCTCTGGGCGAAAAGGACATGTACCACATGCTGGAAGCCTACCGCAAGGAAAGCGGAGCCACCATCGCCATGATCACCCACGACTTTGATGTGGCCCGTTACCACGCCTCTTATGTGATTGTGCTGAACCGCACCCTGTACGGTTGTGGTCATCCCTCCACAGCCCTGTGCGAAGATTGCCTGTCCAGAGCATACGGTCACGGCAGCCACCACCACAAAAGGACCCTCTGA
- a CDS encoding LptA/OstA family protein, with the protein MKPIQRITSLLLFAVGAMVLAQEEDTAPTFSLERNDKLIVMSKRGPDDSGLALFCNPDETTRGIFFDPSEASVLTTIDDNQIKAPLAVMDKKEGGDGHLEMSGGAASLEEEDDFGCPKLTPKAEAGAIKVTKGKTLLSGSKLVYDEKDGQAKVEGPITFEREQKDGKLTGSSQTLVVDVDKNTTVMKGSVKLNSGDRVSSAEEVEYSEKDNVAILRGTAQNPAKSTKGKEELTAEVIRYNLETNDVVATTANNSIKGKFEDEDK; encoded by the coding sequence ATGAAACCCATCCAGCGCATCACCTCCCTGCTTCTGTTTGCCGTCGGTGCCATGGTCCTCGCTCAGGAAGAGGACACAGCACCGACGTTTTCTCTGGAGCGCAACGACAAACTGATTGTGATGAGCAAACGAGGCCCCGACGACTCGGGCCTTGCCCTGTTCTGCAATCCCGATGAGACCACCCGAGGCATCTTCTTTGACCCTTCTGAAGCGTCGGTGCTCACCACCATTGACGACAACCAGATCAAAGCCCCTCTGGCCGTCATGGACAAAAAAGAAGGCGGAGACGGACACCTCGAAATGTCCGGTGGTGCAGCCTCCCTCGAAGAAGAAGACGACTTTGGGTGCCCCAAGCTCACGCCCAAAGCGGAAGCTGGAGCCATCAAAGTCACCAAAGGCAAAACCCTCCTCTCGGGCAGCAAACTGGTCTACGACGAGAAAGACGGACAGGCCAAAGTCGAAGGCCCCATCACATTCGAGCGGGAACAGAAAGACGGCAAACTGACCGGAAGCAGCCAGACTCTGGTGGTGGATGTGGACAAGAACACCACCGTCATGAAGGGCAGCGTGAAGCTGAACAGCGGAGACCGGGTCAGTTCTGCGGAAGAGGTGGAGTACAGCGAGAAGGACAATGTGGCGATCTTGCGTGGGACGGCACAGAATCCTGCGAAATCCACCAAAGGCAAAGAGGAATTGACCGCCGAGGTGATCCGCTACAACCTTGAAACCAACGATGTGGTGGCGACCACAGCCAACAACTCCATCAAAGGCAAATTCGAGGACGAAGACAAGTAA
- a CDS encoding LptA/OstA family protein — translation MKKAWLAVALLGVSALAADGKEQRLLKFASDTFKGDVRNGPYTFTGSASEPIKAQVSNLQITSLNAVFSAPAGKAMTEAAGLRTAEFTNSVKVLRGRLSAEGPSLTYSEETGQGVLKGPATSVFAPEKEGDDAVNVKANQMSFDVDTNISTSTGKVSLVTGRQTGNSDKLVFDEKKELGILTGNVQLTKNPKDAKDNKLVITGTEARVLTNDKQKLLLVKGNVKLVDGDITTTGTTVYYDDKANRAIVLGAPAKSYNAKTKATISGGTLEQNTDKNTVRLFKGKVEFSEAQFK, via the coding sequence ATGAAAAAGGCATGGTTGGCAGTAGCCCTTCTGGGCGTGAGCGCTCTGGCCGCAGACGGCAAAGAGCAGAGACTTCTGAAATTCGCTTCTGACACCTTCAAAGGTGATGTGAGAAATGGGCCTTACACCTTCACGGGCAGCGCCAGCGAACCCATCAAAGCCCAGGTCAGCAACCTGCAAATCACCAGTCTGAACGCTGTGTTCTCTGCCCCAGCAGGGAAAGCCATGACCGAAGCAGCAGGTCTGCGCACCGCAGAATTCACCAACAGCGTGAAAGTGCTGCGTGGACGCCTCTCTGCTGAAGGCCCCAGCCTGACCTACTCCGAAGAGACCGGTCAGGGCGTCCTGAAAGGCCCAGCCACCAGCGTTTTCGCTCCTGAAAAAGAAGGCGACGATGCTGTAAACGTTAAAGCGAACCAGATGTCCTTCGATGTGGACACCAACATCTCCACCTCCACAGGCAAAGTCAGTCTGGTCACCGGACGCCAGACCGGAAACAGCGACAAACTGGTCTTTGACGAGAAAAAAGAGTTGGGCATCCTGACCGGCAACGTGCAACTCACCAAGAACCCCAAAGACGCCAAAGACAACAAACTGGTGATCACCGGCACCGAAGCCCGAGTGCTGACCAACGACAAACAAAAACTGCTGCTGGTCAAAGGCAACGTGAAACTCGTGGACGGTGACATCACCACCACCGGAACCACCGTTTATTACGACGACAAAGCCAACCGCGCAATTGTGCTGGGTGCTCCCGCCAAGAGCTACAATGCCAAAACCAAAGCCACCATCTCTGGGGGCACCCTTGAACAGAACACCGACAAGAACACCGTGCGTCTGTTCAAAGGCAAAGTCGAATTCTCCGAAGCCCAGTTCAAGTAA
- a CDS encoding TatD family hydrolase — translation MIDTHCHLDYLDDPLQALDELGLSRVVAIGADPVHARNVIQLSEQDSRIYTVVGLHPTDALQDSPEVRADLEALGKHPRVVGVGETGLDYYWDAAPREVQMATFEWQLDWARRTDRPVVIHTRDKQNREQASLDCAEVLKNAGWHKGILHCCNGHMGLIEAGLELGFHVSFAGNVTYKNAHDLREAAKQVPLDRILVETDAPFLAPMPNRGKPNRPGYTRYTLQFLAEFLGLSEQEFEDITVRNASTVYQLP, via the coding sequence ATGATTGACACCCACTGTCACCTCGATTACCTCGATGATCCCTTGCAGGCTCTGGACGAACTGGGCCTTTCCAGAGTGGTGGCCATTGGTGCCGATCCGGTTCATGCCCGCAATGTGATCCAGCTCAGCGAACAGGACAGCCGAATTTACACGGTGGTGGGTCTCCATCCCACCGATGCTTTGCAGGATTCCCCAGAGGTGCGTGCAGATCTGGAAGCTCTGGGCAAGCATCCCCGTGTGGTTGGGGTGGGGGAGACCGGGCTGGATTATTACTGGGATGCTGCTCCCAGAGAGGTGCAAATGGCAACTTTTGAATGGCAGTTGGACTGGGCCAGACGCACGGACCGTCCGGTGGTCATCCACACCAGAGACAAACAGAATCGCGAGCAAGCCAGTCTGGATTGTGCCGAGGTCCTGAAAAACGCTGGTTGGCACAAAGGCATCTTGCACTGTTGCAACGGCCACATGGGCCTGATTGAAGCGGGTCTGGAATTGGGTTTTCATGTGTCTTTTGCTGGCAATGTGACCTATAAGAATGCCCATGACCTCAGGGAGGCTGCGAAACAGGTGCCTCTGGACCGCATTCTGGTGGAAACCGATGCCCCTTTTCTGGCTCCCATGCCCAATCGGGGCAAACCCAACCGTCCGGGGTACACCCGGTACACCTTGCAGTTTCTGGCAGAATTTCTGGGTCTCTCGGAACAGGAATTTGAAGACATCACCGTTCGCAATGCCTCCACGGTGTACCAATTGCCATGA
- a CDS encoding SRPBCC family protein yields MANVEAAERIKVNGNPQKVYEAFMDFENYKGWWPAKWEFTLIKGGNVGAEVMLVRGNIRLMLTVVDVRPGREMQLLVEGDLHGRATFKFEYQGGQTELNYQMSLKPRSMSLLILSNVVPYGKQLEKAIRDAVETLNGQLPSRS; encoded by the coding sequence ATGGCCAACGTCGAAGCTGCAGAACGCATCAAAGTGAACGGCAATCCCCAGAAGGTCTACGAGGCTTTCATGGATTTTGAGAATTACAAAGGGTGGTGGCCTGCCAAATGGGAATTCACCCTGATCAAAGGCGGCAATGTTGGGGCAGAGGTGATGCTGGTCCGGGGCAACATCCGCCTGATGCTGACCGTGGTGGATGTGCGTCCGGGTCGCGAAATGCAACTCCTTGTTGAAGGGGATTTGCATGGTCGGGCGACCTTCAAATTTGAGTATCAGGGCGGTCAGACCGAACTGAATTACCAGATGAGCCTGAAACCGCGCTCCATGAGCCTGTTGATCCTGTCCAATGTGGTGCCTTATGGCAAGCAACTTGAAAAAGCGATCCGCGATGCGGTGGAAACCCTGAACGGACAGCTGCCTTCCCGCTCTTAA
- the groES gene encoding co-chaperone GroES yields MLKPIGDRVVIELVQEAPTTRGGIVLPDSAKEKPVRGKVVAVGAGKVLDNGTRVPVDVKEGDIVVFAKYGGTTIELEGTEYTILNERDILAVVE; encoded by the coding sequence ATGCTGAAACCCATCGGAGATCGTGTCGTGATCGAACTGGTGCAAGAAGCCCCCACCACCCGCGGTGGAATCGTCCTGCCTGACAGCGCCAAAGAAAAACCTGTTCGTGGCAAAGTTGTGGCTGTGGGCGCAGGCAAAGTGCTCGACAACGGCACCCGCGTTCCTGTGGATGTCAAAGAAGGCGACATCGTGGTGTTCGCCAAGTACGGTGGAACCACCATCGAACTCGAAGGCACCGAATACACCATCCTCAACGAGCGCGACATCCTCGCTGTCGTCGAGTGA
- the groL gene encoding chaperonin GroEL (60 kDa chaperone family; promotes refolding of misfolded polypeptides especially under stressful conditions; forms two stacked rings of heptamers to form a barrel-shaped 14mer; ends can be capped by GroES; misfolded proteins enter the barrel where they are refolded when GroES binds), protein MPKQLIFDEQARRSLERGVNAVANAVKVTLGPRGRNVVIEKKFGSPTITKDGVTVAKEVELEDKLENIGAQLLKEVASKTNDITGDGTTTATVLGQAIIKEGLRNVVAGANPLALKRGIEKAVAAAVEEIQRLAVPVEDSKAIQEVAGISANDAEIGKEIADAMDRVGKEGVITVEESRGLATEVDVVEGMQFDKGYISPYFVTSPDSMEAVLEEAFILINEKKIAALKDLLPVLERVAQTGRPLVIIAEDLEGEALATLVLNKLRGTLNIAAVKAPGFGDRRKEMLKDIAAVTGGVVISEELGYKLENTTLDMLGRSKRIRISKDNTTIIDGYGKQAEIDARVNAIKAELESTDSDYAREKLQERLAKLAGGVAVIRVGAATETELKEKKHRYEDALSTARSAVEEGIVSGGGTTLLRVIPAVRNLADTLQGDEATGARILLRALEEPARQIAFNAGYEGSVIVNTVLNNAEPRYGFNAATGEFVEDMIAAGIVDPAKVTRTALQNAASIGSLVLTTEAIIADKPEPKGAPAPAGAPDMGGMDF, encoded by the coding sequence ATGCCCAAACAACTGATTTTTGACGAACAGGCCCGTCGTTCCCTGGAACGCGGCGTGAACGCTGTAGCCAACGCTGTGAAAGTGACCCTTGGCCCCCGTGGTCGCAACGTGGTCATCGAGAAAAAATTTGGCAGCCCCACCATCACCAAAGACGGTGTGACCGTGGCCAAAGAAGTTGAACTCGAGGACAAACTCGAGAACATCGGCGCTCAGCTGCTCAAAGAAGTGGCCTCCAAAACCAACGACATCACCGGTGACGGTACCACCACCGCCACTGTGCTGGGTCAGGCCATCATCAAAGAAGGTCTGCGCAACGTTGTGGCCGGAGCCAACCCCCTTGCTCTGAAACGCGGCATTGAAAAAGCTGTTGCTGCTGCCGTTGAAGAAATCCAGCGTCTGGCTGTGCCTGTCGAAGACAGCAAAGCCATCCAGGAAGTGGCTGGTATTTCCGCCAACGACGCCGAAATCGGCAAGGAAATCGCCGACGCCATGGACCGCGTGGGCAAAGAAGGCGTGATCACCGTGGAAGAATCCCGTGGTCTGGCCACCGAAGTGGACGTTGTGGAAGGCATGCAGTTCGACAAGGGCTACATCTCCCCCTACTTCGTCACCAGCCCTGACAGCATGGAAGCTGTGCTGGAAGAAGCCTTCATCCTGATCAACGAGAAGAAAATCGCTGCCCTGAAAGACCTGCTGCCTGTTCTGGAGCGCGTTGCCCAGACCGGCCGCCCCCTCGTGATCATCGCTGAAGACCTCGAAGGTGAAGCGCTGGCCACCCTGGTGCTCAACAAACTGCGTGGCACCCTGAACATTGCTGCCGTCAAAGCCCCCGGCTTTGGTGACCGCCGCAAAGAAATGCTCAAAGACATCGCTGCCGTCACCGGTGGTGTGGTGATCTCCGAAGAGCTGGGCTACAAGCTGGAAAACACCACCCTCGACATGCTGGGCCGCTCCAAGCGCATCCGCATCAGCAAAGACAACACCACCATCATTGACGGTTACGGCAAGCAAGCCGAAATCGATGCCCGAGTGAACGCCATCAAAGCCGAACTTGAGAGCACCGACAGCGACTACGCCCGTGAAAAACTGCAAGAGCGTCTGGCCAAACTGGCTGGCGGTGTGGCCGTGATTCGCGTGGGTGCTGCCACCGAAACCGAACTCAAAGAGAAGAAGCACCGCTACGAAGACGCCCTGTCCACCGCACGCAGTGCTGTGGAAGAAGGCATCGTGTCCGGTGGGGGCACCACCTTGCTCCGCGTGATTCCTGCTGTGCGCAACCTCGCTGACACCCTGCAAGGGGACGAAGCCACCGGTGCACGCATCCTGCTGCGCGCTCTGGAAGAGCCCGCCCGTCAAATCGCTTTCAACGCTGGCTACGAAGGCAGCGTGATTGTGAACACCGTGCTGAACAACGCTGAACCCCGTTACGGCTTCAACGCTGCCACCGGTGAGTTCGTGGAAGACATGATTGCCGCTGGCATCGTGGACCCCGCCAAAGTGACCCGCACCGCCCTGCAAAACGCTGCCTCCATCGGCAGCCTGGTGCTGACCACCGAAGCCATCATCGCCGACAAGCCCGAGCCCAAAGGCGCTCCTGCTCCCGCTGGCGCACCTGACATGGGTGGCATGGACTTCTAA
- a CDS encoding endonuclease/exonuclease/phosphatase family protein — MRGVFFQSSFLILLWFLLETRAETHWVFTLLASVPPHVFVLPTALVILVGLFKKRWKALLWQGLPLLLWLFLLMGLQLHPPRPETSNKVRVMTWNVHGGLAGLEPLLSTIQHIQPEVLCLQEARITGPQIWTVLQKQDQRWQMAQVGELVILSRFPVVQKRWLEFPNSFHTALEATLQLPEQALSVVTVHLDRHRLGPTAWDQRMGRTLEERTHRVSGIRQDGVDVVLKSQGQAQQQKQAFLACGDFNMPPLGPLYRQLEDRLDNAFAHSGLGFGFTWNASLKLYRIDHLWFSPDVQTLKTWVEESKGSDHLPVVTDLQLQP, encoded by the coding sequence TTGAGGGGTGTCTTTTTTCAATCTTCCTTTCTGATTCTGCTCTGGTTCTTGCTGGAAACCCGAGCAGAAACCCATTGGGTGTTCACTTTGCTGGCCTCTGTGCCACCCCATGTTTTTGTTCTTCCAACGGCTCTGGTCATTCTGGTGGGCCTCTTCAAAAAACGCTGGAAGGCTTTGCTCTGGCAAGGGCTGCCCTTGCTGCTCTGGCTTTTTTTGCTGATGGGACTGCAATTGCACCCACCGCGTCCAGAAACATCCAACAAGGTCAGGGTCATGACGTGGAATGTGCATGGAGGACTGGCAGGATTGGAACCGCTTTTGAGCACCATCCAGCACATTCAACCAGAGGTTCTCTGTTTGCAGGAGGCACGCATCACAGGGCCTCAGATCTGGACGGTCTTGCAGAAGCAGGATCAACGCTGGCAGATGGCCCAAGTGGGAGAACTGGTCATTTTGAGCCGCTTTCCAGTGGTTCAAAAACGCTGGCTGGAATTTCCCAACTCATTTCACACGGCGCTTGAAGCCACGCTGCAGTTGCCCGAGCAGGCCCTCTCTGTGGTGACGGTGCATCTGGACAGGCACCGTCTGGGACCCACCGCCTGGGACCAGAGGATGGGGCGCACCCTTGAGGAACGCACCCACAGGGTCAGTGGCATCCGTCAGGATGGGGTGGATGTGGTGCTGAAGTCTCAAGGGCAGGCACAGCAGCAAAAACAGGCTTTTCTGGCTTGCGGAGATTTCAACATGCCCCCTCTGGGTCCGTTGTACCGCCAGTTGGAAGACCGTTTGGACAACGCCTTCGCCCATTCAGGACTGGGGTTTGGGTTCACTTGGAATGCTTCTTTGAAGTTGTACAGGATTGATCACCTCTGGTTCTCGCCTGACGTTCAGACGCTCAAAACATGGGTGGAGGAGAGCAAAGGCTCGGACCATTTGCCTGTGGTGACCGATTTGCAACTGCAACCGTAA
- a CDS encoding DinB family protein — protein MDIQYPVGKLSIPETLSHERLEQYLQILRDFPKQLHDLVCPLTELELHKQYREGSFTVRQLAFHIADGHEQGFNRFRFGMTLQTPTIMPFPQDLWAELQDYNLPVEVAVNQFTAVNERWLHLLKHLAIPEMEREFIHPDEGRQPIWKLISKHEWHVRHHLGHIQMALKQA, from the coding sequence ATGGACATTCAATACCCGGTTGGCAAGTTATCCATCCCCGAGACCCTCTCCCATGAACGTCTGGAACAGTATTTGCAGATTTTGCGTGATTTCCCCAAGCAACTTCACGATCTGGTGTGCCCCCTCACCGAACTGGAACTGCACAAACAGTATCGGGAAGGCAGTTTCACAGTGCGGCAACTGGCTTTTCACATCGCAGACGGTCACGAGCAGGGCTTCAACCGTTTTCGTTTTGGCATGACCTTGCAAACACCCACCATCATGCCGTTTCCGCAAGATCTCTGGGCTGAATTGCAGGACTACAACCTGCCTGTGGAAGTTGCCGTCAACCAGTTCACAGCGGTCAATGAACGCTGGCTTCACCTCCTGAAGCACCTTGCCATTCCCGAGATGGAACGGGAATTCATCCATCCCGATGAGGGCAGACAACCCATCTGGAAACTGATCAGCAAGCACGAATGGCATGTGCGCCACCATCTGGGTCACATCCAGATGGCCCTCAAGCAAGCCTAA
- a CDS encoding ion channel has translation MTNGMGTPPQTTPEDLGIGSVQAERSGRFLTADGRFNTRRLGLRGWGSLSPFHLMLSLNWWMFFALVLALFVLTNLVFAVLYVLCGADALQMTTEHPIDNTFWKAFFFSIETLSTIGYGHIAPTTMAAHLVSSVEAFTGLLGVALITGVLFARFSRPNTHILWSKNVIFAPYQGGEALMVRLTNGAYNELIELDVQIVLVFYEWVQGQKVRRFYPLKLERHEVEFFSLAWTLVHPLTPSSPLWGLTPQHMHEREIELMVILHATDDVLSQRVHARVSYTAEDFLWNVKFASMYVSNSHGAVTIDVRKLSDVEPVLK, from the coding sequence ATGACCAATGGAATGGGCACACCCCCACAGACCACGCCTGAAGATCTGGGCATCGGATCGGTGCAAGCAGAACGCAGTGGCCGTTTCTTGACTGCAGATGGAAGGTTCAACACGCGCCGTCTGGGTCTCAGGGGATGGGGCAGCCTGAGTCCTTTTCACCTGATGCTTTCCCTGAACTGGTGGATGTTTTTCGCTCTGGTGCTGGCCCTCTTTGTCCTGACCAATCTGGTTTTTGCCGTGCTTTATGTGTTGTGTGGAGCAGATGCCCTGCAAATGACCACCGAACATCCCATTGACAACACCTTCTGGAAAGCCTTCTTTTTCAGCATCGAAACCCTGTCCACCATTGGGTATGGGCACATTGCCCCCACCACCATGGCTGCCCATCTGGTCTCCAGTGTGGAAGCATTCACAGGCTTGCTGGGCGTTGCCCTGATCACAGGTGTGCTGTTTGCAAGGTTTTCCCGGCCCAACACACACATTTTGTGGAGCAAGAACGTCATCTTTGCTCCCTATCAGGGGGGTGAAGCCCTGATGGTCCGCCTCACCAACGGCGCATACAACGAACTCATTGAGCTGGACGTGCAAATCGTGCTGGTGTTCTACGAGTGGGTGCAAGGACAAAAAGTCCGTCGGTTTTACCCTTTGAAACTGGAGCGCCATGAAGTGGAGTTCTTTTCTCTGGCCTGGACCCTTGTGCATCCCCTGACCCCAAGCAGTCCCCTCTGGGGCCTCACCCCACAACACATGCATGAGCGGGAAATCGAGCTGATGGTGATTCTGCATGCCACAGACGATGTGCTGTCACAAAGGGTACACGCACGGGTGTCTTACACCGCAGAGGATTTTTTGTGGAATGTGAAATTTGCCAGCATGTATGTGTCCAACAGCCATGGTGCGGTCACCATCGATGTGCGCAAACTCAGCGATGTGGAACCCGTGCTCAAATGA
- the rlmB gene encoding 23S rRNA (guanosine(2251)-2'-O)-methyltransferase RlmB, which yields MQIYGRNPVFEALRNGEVLEVLVAKGIEPRIVRELEEHNIPLKFIPRIEMDQMVGSTQHQGLIAEIADLHFSDVEDIFDLAEERGEQVLMVLLDGITDPRNFGAIIRSAEVLGAHGVVVEERRSAPLSAVVAKTAAGATAYLPIAQVKNMARFIDQLKDHGVWVYGAAGEARMGVAQVDYDRPLALVIGSEGDGMRRLVREKCDELVSIPIVGKIQSLNASVAASILIYQAMQSRAK from the coding sequence ATGCAGATTTATGGAAGAAACCCGGTTTTCGAAGCCCTCCGCAACGGTGAGGTGCTCGAAGTGCTGGTGGCAAAAGGCATTGAGCCACGCATTGTGCGTGAGTTGGAAGAACACAACATCCCCCTGAAGTTCATTCCACGCATCGAAATGGACCAGATGGTGGGCTCCACCCAGCATCAGGGCCTCATCGCTGAAATTGCTGACCTGCACTTCAGTGATGTGGAAGACATCTTCGACCTTGCCGAAGAGCGCGGAGAGCAAGTCCTGATGGTGTTGCTGGACGGCATCACCGACCCGAGGAATTTTGGAGCCATCATCCGCAGTGCCGAAGTGCTCGGGGCGCACGGCGTGGTCGTGGAAGAACGTCGCAGCGCACCCCTTTCTGCGGTGGTCGCCAAAACGGCTGCCGGTGCCACTGCATATTTGCCCATTGCACAGGTCAAAAACATGGCCCGTTTCATCGACCAGCTCAAAGACCATGGGGTGTGGGTGTATGGAGCAGCCGGAGAAGCCCGCATGGGCGTGGCACAGGTGGATTATGACCGTCCTCTGGCCCTGGTGATTGGTTCGGAAGGGGATGGAATGCGCCGTCTGGTCCGTGAAAAATGTGACGAGCTGGTCTCCATTCCAATTGTGGGCAAAATCCAGAGCCTGAATGCCAGTGTGGCTGCCAGCATCCTGATCTATCAGGCCATGCAATCCAGAGCCAAATGA